In Thermodesulfobacteriota bacterium, one genomic interval encodes:
- the mtnP gene encoding S-methyl-5'-thioadenosine phosphorylase, giving the protein MKTIGVIGGSGLYKLDGLREIESIGIETPWGYPSDDLVVGKLGDTKMVFLPRHGRGHHIIPSEINYRANIYALKKLGVDFIISVSAVGSMKEEIAPGHIVVPNQFYDNTKNRVSTFFGDGLVAHVSMADPVCPVLSDNLYEASIKLGATVHKGGVYICIEGPQFSSRAESFIYRKWGVDVIGMTNMPEAKLAREAEICYATLALSSDYDCWRDGHDDVSVEDILEILEKNSELSKEVIREVVQIIDENRNCICSKALQSAILTSKDSISDAVREKLDPLIRDYI; this is encoded by the coding sequence CGATAGGTGTAATAGGTGGAAGTGGACTCTATAAATTAGACGGATTGAGGGAAATTGAATCTATCGGGATCGAGACCCCTTGGGGATATCCCTCGGACGATTTGGTGGTTGGGAAATTGGGTGATACCAAGATGGTGTTTCTACCCAGACATGGACGGGGTCATCATATAATTCCTTCTGAAATCAACTATCGTGCCAACATTTATGCACTTAAGAAGCTTGGAGTTGATTTTATAATTTCAGTGAGTGCCGTAGGCAGTATGAAAGAAGAGATCGCTCCTGGCCATATCGTTGTTCCGAATCAATTTTATGATAACACCAAAAACAGGGTATCAACCTTCTTTGGCGATGGTTTGGTCGCCCATGTTTCAATGGCTGATCCTGTCTGTCCCGTGCTTTCGGATAATCTATATGAGGCTTCTATAAAATTGGGGGCTACGGTGCACAAAGGCGGGGTCTATATTTGTATAGAGGGTCCCCAGTTCTCATCCAGGGCCGAGAGTTTTATTTACAGGAAATGGGGAGTCGATGTGATTGGGATGACTAATATGCCCGAGGCAAAACTTGCCCGCGAGGCCGAGATTTGTTATGCGACATTGGCTCTTTCCAGTGATTATGATTGCTGGCGGGATGGCCATGACGACGTATCGGTTGAAGATATTCTTGAAATACTCGAAAAAAACTCGGAACTCTCAAAAGAAGTTATTAGAGAAGTTGTGCAGATTATAGATGAAAATAGAAATTGTATATGTTCTAAGGCACTCCAGAGTGCTATCCTAACTTCAAAAGATTCTATAAGCGATGCAGTGAGAGAAAAACTTGATCCGTTGATTAGAGATTATATCTAA